A segment of the Meriones unguiculatus strain TT.TT164.6M chromosome 10, Bangor_MerUng_6.1, whole genome shotgun sequence genome:
ATGGGCAGGGCCCAGCTTGTAGAGCCCCAGGTTCCACCAAAACCTCCTCCAGGGAGAAGGGCCAGGGGTCCCGGAGCCGTGGCCACCAGCCTCCTGAGAAGACCCAGAAGGACAACCTCTGGTAAGAAGAGGCTGGGAACCCCTCAAGACTAGCCCTGACCCTGACCCAAGAAAGCGTTGACCTTCATCCCTGGCTTGCAGGATACTGCTCACAGTGAGAAATAGCTAACCCATCTGCAGCTCCTTTTCCATATATTCCAGGGAACATGGGCTCCCCCTTTTTTTCCACGCCTCTCTTGGAGCCCACCCAAGTTCCAGAACTAGGGAGGAGATGGCTCTGGGATAGAGTCCAGACCCCAGTCccagcctccccacctcccagcccaTACCCTCTCTCCACGTGTAGCCTTTTCGTGCCTGTGGTGAATCTGGAGAAGATGTCCGGTCTCCCGAAGCCCGACGGACATGGAGTCAGGGTGGTTCCACCCTCTGCTTTCCTCAGTCAGCCAGGAGGCCTCCCCAAGGACTCCCCTGGAAAAGTCCCCATGGCCCCCTCTCCTAAAGAACCTCCTGGCAGAGAGAACATGGAGTTAATCCCTGGTGAGGGCTCCAGTCACCGGGCCGAAGGCAGCCCCCTGGAGAAGGAGCCCAGCGGAGCCAGGCTGCCTCCTAAAACCCACCGAAAGATGGCTCGTGAGTAGTTATAGACACGGGGCTCAGAAAGGCAGAGTGGAGACCTCATTGGGCTTCTCTATTCTTCAGTCAGGAAGGAGTGGACCTGGCCAGGTCTGGCCATTACAGTACAGTCAGGGTACAGAAGCCCCACCGCCTCCTGTCCTGCTTGTTCCCAGGAAGCTTTGCTGGTCTGGGTCTCGGAGCTAGTCTGAGAGAGCTTGTATCCAAGCCAAGAGAGTCACTCTTTCTTGCCTGGGGACATTGACCGTTATCTCCTTCCTTACATCCCACAGCTGGTTTTCCTGGCATCTTGGATGCCTGTGGCTGCTTTTGCTTCTTGTTACGGGCTGCCCTGCTTTGGGCTTCCAGTAAAGTGCTGGGCCAGGGATGGGGCTGGAATGGTTTACACCTAGCAGGTAGAACTGAAGACTTGAGGATGAGGCTTTTCTGCCTTAGGTTTGCTGCTTCTTGGGCCCTTGGCAGCAAGAGGCCAGATTCTTCCTTGGTCCCCCCAAAAATGGCCTTGAGATTTCATTTGTACCTCTTTCCCCACAGGAAAAGAGTTTGACCTCAATAGGCAGTGTGGGGTCATAAATCCAGAGACAAAGAAGATCTGTACACGTTTATTGACCTGCAAGGTAACCTTGCCCCTCCCCTCTGCATGGGGATGGGGACCAGCATAGACACAGAACATTGGAAAGAATTCAGAAGTCACTGTAGAGTCAGTTCAAGGGATGGGGCTAGGTGTTCatcagggaaggagagaaatggatACTTGTAGTGGGCACAAGTAGGGCACAGTAGGCAGGGAGTGCCTTTCAGATCCCCTTACCCAGAGGAGAGTTTTGGCCCAAAGAGAAAAATGGACGCATAAACacccctcaccacacacacatctTCTCTCTCTGTCAAAGTAGACTGATAACCCCTCACTCCCGCTCAGATTACACCTCCCTACTCCTCTCCTCTGCTGTGTTCTAGATCCACTCAGTGCACCAACGCAGGGAGGTCCCAGGCAGGGCCAAGGACTTTGACGTGCTAGTGGCCGAACTGAAGGCCAACTCCCGCAAAGGAGAGTCTCCCAAGGAGAAGAGCCCAGGAcgcaaagagccagctcttgaaCGCCCTTCCCAGGAGCTTCCTGCTGCCATGCAAGGTGTGGCGGCGGCAGCCCCCAACACCACCTTCTCTCCTCGGTCTAAGCAGACCTATCCATACTGTGCACTTCCCAGGTATGAGTCTTAGCCCCGCCTAACATAGAGACACTCAGCCCCTAAGGTACCAGGAAGCCCTGGAGACAGGCCCAGGGAATGTCCTGAAGATGCACTCGCTTCCCCTAAGCATGGGAGATAGCTAGAGCCCTGCCAAGTGGTGTGAGGCAGGCGACTGCCCTGTTACTGCACACTGCAGCACtgcagcctctgtgtgtgtgtgtgtgggggtgccaGACACAACATCCCTGCTCCATGGGTTAGCCCTTGTCCTCGGGGAGCTGAATGGGGCGGGGTGGGGCAGGGTCCTGGGTGAAGCGGCACTGCTGTGTAATCATCTACTTTGTGTGCAGAGGCTGCCCTGGACTATGGGAGAGCTTGCTCACGTGCACCCCCACCTATAATACGAGGGGTAGACCTGAAACACAGGCTCAGCTCCCAGACAGGCTTACAGGAGTATGTGCTGAGGAGAGCTGACTAGGCTGACCCATGGTGGGTATAGTCAACTGGGAAGATTTTCTGGAGGAAGCGAGTCTGATTTTCTTCCTGAAGAGACAAGGCCtaggaaggggctggggagagaatCCCTAGGAGGCTATGGCCCTCGGTTTTGTCTCTCACTCTGTGTGCTAGACTGTActttcctatcctttcccccatTCCCCTTCCTCTGAATACCCAGAAGGATTTGTCTGCCCTGGCTATTTGAGCTTGTAAACCCTCACTCTGACCCTGCATCATTCACATGATCCTCATGTCCCCTTTGGCCCTTCTAGGTCTCAGGCCTCTTCTGAAAGTGAAGTGGATGATGAAGGTCCCTGTGGTGGTGATGGGGATCCAGGCCTattccccttccctctgcctaGGGGTGGGGCCCAAGCCTCTAGCGAGGAGAGTGAAGAAGAGGGGACTTCTGATGATCTCCACCTTCCCCCTGACTGCCATTATGCAACCCGGCCCCCTAGGCCACAGGCGGTAAGGAGACCCAAGACAGGGAGCTGGGGTGGAGGGTGGCCAAGTCTTGTTCGAAGATGGCCCCCTGTATCTCGGGCCCTCCCAAACTTGttccttccttctgcctccagtTTTGCACCTTTGGAAGCCGGCTGGTGAGCCCAGGATGCTATGTGTTTAGCCGCCGGCTGGACCGGTTTTGCTCAGCACTCAGCTCCATGTTAGAACGGCACCTCAGCTCACACATGTGGAAGTGAGTTTCGTGGACTCAGAGCTTCCTCAGGCTTGAGCATATTTGGGCTTCAGAAGCCCCAGTCTGGTGTGCTTTGGCTTGTTGCTAAGAACCCAAATGGGGTGTGGCATGAAAGGGGTGAGACTTAGTAGCCTGGAGGAGGGCACAGGCAGGTGGTAGGGGTGAGTCCAGATGCTTACCCATCACTTCCAGTACCTTTTAGGAATGTACCATGGAAAAATGCCCAAACTGAGACCAAAAATGAGGTTGTTAATGGGTCTACATGCTAGTCTGAAAGTCTTGCACTGATAGGTTGTTTCTTCTCTTGCACTTTCCTCGGCTTTTAGTTCCAGTGTCTCCCAGCAGGGGGCAGCAGCTCTGGGGCTTTGCTGGCCATTTGAAGGTGCAGAGAGTGGTATTTATTAGGGAGGCCTGGTGTTTTGCTCAGTATCACAGTGGAGCTCTCTGTTTGCTGCAGGAAGATCCCACCAGCGGCTGAACCTCCATCCCATCTTGTCAATCCGTCCTTATCTGATCCCCTGAGTCCATCCTCTATGGGCAGCTGCCCTCGACTTCCAGGCCCATCCCCCCGACCTGCCTGCCCAGTCTCCGTACCCCCCATCAAGGACAGCCTTGTCCCTAGCTACCCTGCAGGCTCCCCCAGTGTAGCAGCTGCCTGCagccaggcagagtgcatgggcGGTAGCCAGGCAATTACCTCACCCCTGCCTGCCAACACTCCATCTCCGTCCTTCAGCAAGCTGCCACCTTCCAAGGCCAGCAAGTCGTCCAAAGGCAAGGAAGGGGCAGAGATGGAGGCCCCTTCTCGAAAGCGGAAGTTGTCCCCTGGCCCTACCACTTTCAAACGGACCTGCATCCTGGAGCCTGCTGGAAAAGGCAAACCCTCTGGCTGTCGGGGTCTCTCAGCCAAAACTAAAACAGCCCTGAGCATGGGGCTTAATGGAACAGTGGGGCCAAGAGTGAAAAGAGCAGGTCCCCCGGACTGTCGGGGTTCCCCTCATTCATCCCCCATACCAGTCAAGGCTTCTCAGCTAGAGAACCGGGGAGTGGCTGGACACCCAGCTAAGGTCCTGCCAACCAACTGCCTCTCTGAGGAGGAGGTAGCCAAGAAGCGGAAAAACCTGGCTACTTACTGCCGGCCAGTCAAGGCCAAGCACTGTCAGGCTGGTGTCCCTCCTGATGGGACCTGCTCTGTCCGTCGCAAGAAGCCAGGTCCAGCCCTGCCCTTTGAGGAGAAGTGCTCTACACTGAAGGTACCAGTCCAGCTTCCGAAACATGGGCAAAAAGGGGTTGGGAAGGCTGAGGCTGGGGAACACAGTAGGTACGTGACATGGAGAAGGTGCTGAGGATGACTCCAGGAAAGGGAATAAAGCGGGGAATGAGAGCACCCCTGGGTGCTCAGCTTTAGGGAGAGGTTGGTCAGCTCTTTCCAAGGTGACCCCAGTTTTTGCCAGAGGGACCTTTCTTTTGCCAGTCTTTGGGCTTCATGCTACCTtcgcttttgttttaatccaagaaCCACTTGTTTTTGAACTGGCTGTGACCCTCCCTCCAGGACGTGGAGCTACTTTTCCTTAAGGGAAAGGGACCTTGGGTCCCAGCATGCAGGgtgtctgggtgggttggtgggCTGCTCTAGTGCTTCTGGCATCGGGACGGTGAAAAGCAAGTACCCATCCTAAGGCCCGCATAGTCATTTCAGATCACAGCAGGTTCTCCAGGTTTCTAGTAAAGCTTGCAGCTAGTTTATTTACCTTTTCTGTTGAAGCCTGCTTTGATCTATCCCTGTGATCTCTGTAAGGAGGGACTTCTGGGAGGTGAGACGGGGTAATAGTCTCCTGATGTAAGCATGGCTTAGGTACATGCCAACTCTCCTGGCACCTATAAGGGAAATCTGATAGTTGTTGAAGggcctgcctgtgtgtgtacaggtgtgtgcatgtgtgttcttcAGCTTCACCTCCCAGCTCTGTTAGCTGGcattccttttccccttgctTAGTTGTTTTTATTAGGGCAGCTGAAGAAATTCAGGGTTAGTCCAGTGTTCACTGGGAAGGATAACAGGCAGGCCCCTACCCTGACCCTGTTTCTTACCTCTTGTCTTCCTGCAGTCAAAAGCCCATTAACAAGAAAGTGCCTGCCCACTGCAACGGAGCCGTCagcacctcctcccctccagatctggGCCCCAGGCTGCTGCCGCTTTTTataactttatattattttttttaagaaaaaaaaaactctttaaaatACCTCAAGACTGTCTCCCTGTTCTGTTGCTgctaagaaaatataaaaacagaaacatagaAAAGGATGAAAAGTGATGTAGCCAAATGAGTGTCCTTCCTCTCCGCAGCCCTGCCCTGAGAGGCTAGGcagtacacactcacatacacagtaCACAGAAACCCGGAGCTGGTGTCGCAGGGATCTGCTTCCAGAGAGGCCGATGAGCCCAAGACTCTGAGTGAGCCAGGCACCCCAGAGGCTCAAGAGAGACAACTAGGTTTCCATTgggaaaagaaatgagaaagggaggagaatcACACTTTTGGCTCTACCCTTGGGCTTTTTGTCCTGAGGGTCTGTGGGAGTTAGCTTATGGCCCTTTTCTGGATTGCTAGTAACTCTGGGCTTCCATCCCTTTACAAATTATTTCGTCAGTCTCTTTGGGTGTTCTTGTCCTTCCCACTTCTTAAAAGCAGCCTTAGTTTCTCAACCACAGAGAGGTTGAGCTTGGTGATCGCTGCTCTAGAAGTGCTGGacagctttttttgtttgtttgtttttttttttgtttttttttttaatgtgtctgtgtgtctgtgtgtgggcatgtgcatatgatgcctgtggaggtcagaagtgtGGAATCCCCCTGGAGGtagttacagtcagttgtgaaCTCCCTGATGTGGGTGTTGAGGCCCTGTGCAAGAGAtatgcactcttaaccactgagccatctcctcaggcccTGGACAGCTCGTTTTGGTCTCTTCTGTGAATTTACCCCGAAGATTGGGGTACAGCATCTCTTAGATGATCTTCTTTGGGCTGGACCACATCTTTTTGGGGGTAATAGTGTGGTGGAACTTGGGGTTGTGGGAGGCCCTGGATCATCTTGCTCCTCAAGGGTGTGCCGCTGTTGTGGAGGCAGCAAAGGCTGAAAGTGCCCCAAGTCTTTGGAGTATCTTACAGGGAGGACTACACCCGACAGTAGGGATGAGATTACTACTTTTGGTTCTCATACCTGAATTCACCAGGTTTGGGTCACTATGTTTTGGCTTTGTCTTTTCGTTTATGTTAAGGCAGGGAGGAATCTTGGCTCATGAACAAGCCAGAAATGTCTGGAGTGTGAGCAGCCAAGGGAATCCAGTACCTCTGGGAAGCTTCTCAAATACAGGTTTCACGCTCTTGGTCAGCGAACCAAGTGTGTGATTTGGGTTTCGCTGACATCAGTTGCTACGGATGTTACTTTCACAGCCTGCTTGAGATACCCTTGTAGACACAAAGATAGAAATGAAGGTGGGTTGTGAGCTCGGTTAGGTCAATGGAGGTTTCCGGGAGCCGCCCTTTGGGGCGAGGCGCTTCCCCCCCACCCTCCAGAGGGCGCTGTGGGCACCTACGCCGCACGGCCCCGCAGCATCCCCGGGGAGGAGCCTCTCCTGTAGCCGCCGCCGCCTCCGCAATCGCAAACCCGGAAGAAGCCTCTGGTAGCCGTACTGTGCCGGCCGGCCTGTCACCGCCATGCATCTCATGGAGGTAGGTCTGGTTCCCGCTCCAGCGAGGGAGCCGAGACTGACCCGCTGGCTGCGGAGAGGCAGCGGGATCTTGGCGCACCTGATAGCTTTGGGCTTCACCATCTTTCTGACTGTGCTGTCCCGGCCAGGAACCAGTGAGTGTGCGGGGTGGGGCGGGGCCATGGAACGGGGCGGAGCCTAGGTGCTGGAGGGGCTGCTTTGGGAGCGCTGGGAGACGTGAAACCCCGACCCTCAGCCGAGGAGGGGCGGGTCCTGGAGTGGTTGTAAAGGCCTAGTGGGCGGGGTCCCGGAAGTCCTGGGAGGGTGGGGCTTGAAAAGACAGAACTGATTCTTCCTTAGAAGGAGGCCCCATATGGAAAAGCTTGGGTGGGGGTGTCTCGGGGCAAACTAAGGTCTACTCTAGGGACTGAGCTGGCAGCATGTGCGGAACCCAGGCCTAGGTGGTGTAAAGGCCCCTTGGCGTTACCCCTTTGTGATGAGTTCCTGACTCGTGCTTAGGCTTGAGATGGTATGCTGACCTTTCCCTTGTGGCCAGGTCTTTTCGGTTCACAAACCACGGGCAGTACCAGTGGTGGCCAGCCGTCAGCCTGTTCTCTTTGATTCTTACTTAGGTCTTTTCTCCTGGCACCCTGTGTTCATGGCCTTGGCGGTGAGTTTGGATATACTTAGCTTAACCATTGGGGAAGCATTCAGTTTTTCAGCCTTTCTATAGGCcagagggatgggggaggggggagagggctTCATCTTCCCCTAAAACCTATAGGATTAGAAAAAAATTGAGTAAAGTGTCAGGTGGCTGAGAAGGTCGGGGAGGGGGCGTGAAATATATTTTTCCTCTAGGGCCCgaaaggaagaaatgagaggGATGTTATCGAGGCCTTGCCCTCAGAATTCAAGAGAAAGTCCAATGCTTACTGTTCTATGGTCCAGAAAGGATGTGTGAGAGGCTGAAGTCCTTTGGCTTCTCCATATCTTTTTGGGTGTGTGACAACAGCTCCTTTTTCTCAGGCTCCATACAGACTAGAGGCTCAATAGCCTTCTCCTGTGTTTACAGTTCTGTCTCTGCATGGCTGAAGCTATCTTACTCTTCTCACCTGAGCACTCGCTGTTTTTCTTCTGCTCTCCAAAGACCCGGATTCGACTCCACTGGGCAGGGCAGTCCACGGCCATCCTCTGTGCTGCCCTAGGCTTGGGCTTCATCATTTCTAGCAAGATCCGCAGTGAGCTATCCCATCTGGTGTCCTGGCACAGCTGGATAGGAGTTCTGACACTGTTGGCCACTGGGGCACAGGCACTGTGTGGGCTCGGCCTCCTCTGTCCACGGGCAGCCCGTGTCTCGAGGGTGGCTCGCCTCAAGCTCTACCATCTGACGTGTGGCCTGGTTGTCTACCTGATGGCTACAATGACTGTGCTCTTGGGCATGTACTCAGTGTGGTTTCAGGCACAGATCAAAGGTGCAGCCTGGTACCTGTGCATGATCCTGCCTATGTACCCAGCCCTGGTGATTATGCACCAGATCTCCAGCTCCTACTTGCCAAGGAAGAAAGTGGAAATATGAATGCCTCCGAACTCTGAATCTAAGTGGGATTCCTGCCTTGGATTTCAGCAGTTCCTTGGTGATCTTCATGGGACCCACTTCAGAAGCAGACAAATATCTGTACTTCATGGCCAAGCCACAGGGTGCAGACACCCTAGCTGCTACTGCTAAGGCATGATCCAGTGGGCTTAACTGGGGGAATGTACTACTAGGTGCAAGTGGAAGGTTATGGAGAACCTGGAGCCTCACTCTTGATGAGAGACAGAAGTATtaggtggtagtggtggtggtgatgatggtggtggaaGTAATTTCTTCTGAGGAAGAGTTCTGTGGGTTATGAATGACAGCTGCAGATATGTGGGTCCCTTTTGAGAAAGCAGAACTATGTAGAGCCCATGATCTCTTA
Coding sequences within it:
- the Atxn7l2 gene encoding ataxin-7-like protein 2 isoform X2, translated to MKKPDTMTLIKEDMSIFGHCPAHDDFYLVVCNHCSQVVKPQAFQKHCERRHGPLSKLYARAPPPPPAPASSQKCHVVNGQGPACRAPGSTKTSSREKGQGSRSRGHQPPEKTQKDNLCLFVPVVNLEKMSGLPKPDGHGVRVVPPSAFLSQPGGLPKDSPGKVPMAPSPKEPPGRENMELIPGEGSSHRAEGSPLEKEPSGARLPPKTHRKMARKEFDLNRQCGVINPETKKICTRLLTCKIHSVHQRREVPGRAKDFDVLVAELKANSRKGESPKEKSPGRKEPALERPSQELPAAMQGVAAAAPNTTFSPRSKQTYPYCALPRSQASSESEVDDEGPCGGDGDPGLFPFPLPRGGAQASSEESEEEGTSDDLHLPPDCHYATRPPRPQAFCTFGSRLVSPGCYVFSRRLDRFCSALSSMLERHLSSHMWKKIPPAAEPPSHLVNPSLSDPLSPSSMGSCPRLPGPSPRPACPVSVPPIKDSLVPSYPAGSPSVAAACSQAECMGGSQAITSPLPANTPSPSFSKLPPSKASKSSKGKEGAEMEAPSRKRKLSPGPTTFKRTCILEPAGKGKPSGCRGLSAKTKTALSMGLNGTVGPRVKRAGPPDCRGSPHSSPIPVKASQLENRGVAGHPAKVLPTNCLSEEEVAKKRKNLATYCRPVKAKHCQAGVPPDGTCSVRRKKPGPALPFEEKCSTLKSKAH
- the Atxn7l2 gene encoding ataxin-7-like protein 2 isoform X1, with protein sequence MAVRERAVAAMAALERRVPSLDDFAGQSWSSWVERADLPAADGAELEESSKNMKKPDTMTLIKEDMSIFGHCPAHDDFYLVVCNHCSQVVKPQAFQKHCERRHGPLSKLYARAPPPPPAPASSQKCHVVNGQGPACRAPGSTKTSSREKGQGSRSRGHQPPEKTQKDNLCLFVPVVNLEKMSGLPKPDGHGVRVVPPSAFLSQPGGLPKDSPGKVPMAPSPKEPPGRENMELIPGEGSSHRAEGSPLEKEPSGARLPPKTHRKMARKEFDLNRQCGVINPETKKICTRLLTCKIHSVHQRREVPGRAKDFDVLVAELKANSRKGESPKEKSPGRKEPALERPSQELPAAMQGVAAAAPNTTFSPRSKQTYPYCALPRSQASSESEVDDEGPCGGDGDPGLFPFPLPRGGAQASSEESEEEGTSDDLHLPPDCHYATRPPRPQAFCTFGSRLVSPGCYVFSRRLDRFCSALSSMLERHLSSHMWKKIPPAAEPPSHLVNPSLSDPLSPSSMGSCPRLPGPSPRPACPVSVPPIKDSLVPSYPAGSPSVAAACSQAECMGGSQAITSPLPANTPSPSFSKLPPSKASKSSKGKEGAEMEAPSRKRKLSPGPTTFKRTCILEPAGKGKPSGCRGLSAKTKTALSMGLNGTVGPRVKRAGPPDCRGSPHSSPIPVKASQLENRGVAGHPAKVLPTNCLSEEEVAKKRKNLATYCRPVKAKHCQAGVPPDGTCSVRRKKPGPALPFEEKCSTLKSKAH
- the LOC110545519 gene encoding probable transmembrane reductase CYB561D1 → MHLMEVGLVPAPAREPRLTRWLRRGSGILAHLIALGFTIFLTVLSRPGTSLFSWHPVFMALAFCLCMAEAILLFSPEHSLFFFCSPKTRIRLHWAGQSTAILCAALGLGFIISSKIRSELSHLVSWHSWIGVLTLLATGAQALCGLGLLCPRAARVSRVARLKLYHLTCGLVVYLMATMTVLLGMYSVWFQAQIKGAAWYLCMILPMYPALVIMHQISSSYLPRKKVEI